A window of the Yersinia rochesterensis genome harbors these coding sequences:
- the aroK gene encoding shikimate kinase AroK, with amino-acid sequence MAEKRNIFLVGPMGAGKSTIGRQLAQQLNMEFFDSDQEIERRTGADVGWVFDVEGEEGFRDREEKVINELTEKQGIVLATGGGSVKSRETRNRLSARGVVVYLETTIEKQLARTQRDKKRPLLQVDSPPREVLEALAKERNPLYEEIADVTIRTDDQSAKVVANQIINMLESN; translated from the coding sequence ATGGCAGAGAAACGCAATATCTTTCTGGTTGGGCCTATGGGTGCCGGCAAAAGCACTATTGGTCGTCAGTTAGCTCAGCAACTCAATATGGAGTTTTTCGACTCTGATCAAGAAATTGAGCGACGTACCGGAGCTGACGTGGGCTGGGTATTCGACGTGGAAGGCGAAGAAGGTTTCCGCGATCGTGAAGAAAAAGTTATTAATGAACTGACGGAAAAACAGGGCATTGTTCTGGCAACCGGTGGTGGCTCTGTTAAATCCAGAGAAACCCGTAACCGTTTGTCAGCCCGTGGCGTGGTGGTGTATTTAGAAACCACCATCGAGAAGCAGTTGGCCCGCACACAGCGCGACAAAAAACGTCCGTTGTTGCAGGTTGATTCGCCTCCACGTGAGGTGTTAGAAGCACTGGCAAAAGAACGTAATCCGTTGTACGAAGAAATTGCAGATGTCACCATCCGCACTGACGATCAAAGCGCGAAAGTTGTTGCTAACCAGATTATCAACATGCTGGAAAGTAACTGA
- the hofQ gene encoding DNA uptake porin HofQ yields MPFSINAKGGSPISLEFQDTPAPMVLQALADYQQLNLVIAADIGGNLSLRLVDVPWEQALAIVLRMSRLKVEREGAVMMVFTEQDIEDRRLQAKQKAGPESLSNLSLALQYADAEQVADSLNLAEGGLLSPLGSVVVDKRTNTLLIRDTSASLALLKSWLAEMDLPLQQVQLAAHIVTISRENLQELGVRWGMGEPQPTSALRMSDFNVNLPLPTSAVSAGFNVARIGGRLLELELSALEQENQVDIIASPRLVASHQQTASIKQGSDIPYTVSRGKKGATTIEFKEAVLGMEVTPKILRNGKITLNLKISHNMPGMAMKRGDSETLLIDKQEIKTQITVNNGETIVLGGIFQQKNSQGVNKVPMLADIPWLGGLFKQDAQQQSRRELVIFITPRLIGT; encoded by the coding sequence ATGCCCTTTTCCATTAATGCAAAAGGCGGCTCGCCAATCTCACTGGAGTTTCAAGACACTCCTGCCCCCATGGTGTTGCAAGCACTGGCGGATTATCAGCAATTGAATTTGGTCATTGCGGCAGATATTGGCGGTAATCTTAGTCTCCGGCTGGTGGATGTCCCTTGGGAACAAGCACTTGCTATCGTTTTGCGCATGAGCCGCTTGAAAGTCGAGCGCGAAGGGGCGGTGATGATGGTTTTCACTGAACAGGATATTGAGGACAGGCGGCTGCAAGCTAAACAAAAAGCTGGCCCAGAATCACTCAGTAATTTGAGCCTTGCTTTGCAATATGCGGATGCTGAACAAGTCGCGGACAGCTTGAATCTGGCCGAGGGCGGGTTACTTTCTCCACTGGGCAGTGTGGTGGTAGATAAACGTACAAATACATTATTAATTCGTGATACTTCCGCATCATTAGCATTATTGAAAAGCTGGTTGGCAGAGATGGATTTGCCTTTACAGCAAGTACAGTTAGCTGCGCATATAGTGACCATCAGCCGTGAAAACTTGCAGGAGCTTGGCGTACGTTGGGGAATGGGGGAGCCACAACCTACATCCGCGCTGAGAATGAGTGATTTTAATGTCAATTTGCCGCTGCCTACCAGCGCAGTCAGTGCTGGATTTAATGTTGCCCGCATCGGAGGGCGGCTGCTGGAGCTGGAGTTGAGCGCTCTGGAGCAAGAAAATCAGGTCGACATTATTGCCAGCCCGCGCTTAGTAGCCTCACACCAGCAAACCGCCAGCATCAAACAAGGTTCTGATATTCCTTATACTGTCTCGCGGGGGAAGAAAGGGGCGACGACGATTGAGTTTAAAGAGGCGGTATTAGGAATGGAGGTCACACCAAAAATACTGCGTAATGGCAAAATTACTTTAAACTTAAAAATCAGCCATAATATGCCGGGAATGGCGATGAAACGTGGTGATAGTGAAACTTTGCTAATCGATAAGCAGGAAATAAAAACCCAAATAACCGTCAATAACGGCGAAACTATTGTATTAGGTGGGATTTTTCAGCAAAAAAACAGTCAAGGTGTTAATAAAGTGCCTATGTTGGCCGATATTCCTTGGTTGGGGGGGCTGTTTAAACAGGACGCCCAGCAACAAAGTCGTCGGGAGTTAGTTATTTTTATCACCCCAAGGTTGATAGGTACTTGA
- a CDS encoding pilus assembly protein PilP — protein MFGGLLMVALPALTVGAEPLLAEIGRNPFERVLTGACDDDREKLADWQLQGIVRGADYHSAWVQRAEGQWQKLAIETRLLAHWQVTDISARQVRLQHVNPEKPCSGSSGSVVLSMR, from the coding sequence ATGTTTGGAGGGCTGTTGATGGTGGCATTACCGGCTTTGACGGTTGGCGCAGAACCCTTACTGGCTGAGATTGGGCGCAACCCATTTGAACGAGTATTAACAGGGGCTTGTGATGATGACCGTGAAAAACTCGCCGATTGGCAATTACAGGGCATTGTCCGGGGGGCGGATTACCATTCTGCTTGGGTACAGCGGGCGGAGGGCCAGTGGCAAAAACTGGCGATAGAAACGCGCCTATTGGCTCATTGGCAAGTGACCGACATCAGTGCGCGGCAAGTCCGCCTCCAGCATGTTAACCCAGAAAAGCCATGCTCGGGTTCATCAGGTTCTGTGGTGCTCTCGATGCGCTAA